In the Drosophila teissieri strain GT53w chromosome 3R, Prin_Dtei_1.1, whole genome shotgun sequence genome, AAAGAGGAGGCAAGAGGTAGCCGCAGTGTTTTTGCCACTAGCTAAATCAATCAACGCCAAATACAGGCAATCGAGTGAGTCCCTAAGGACGTAATCTGATGGAGTTGCAACCGGTTTGTCTTCACTCCTTTTTGGCATCCTTAGAATACATTATGCAACTGCCAATGCCACCGACACCGGGAGGTGGACTCCTCTGTCCGCCCTTCAGCTTTCATAATTTATGGATTTTATATGGCGTCACATTCGCCCAGCCGCCGCCATGCGCTGACAGTTTTTGCCACTGTCGGACATTTTGACAGTTGCAGGTTGTCATCGTTCAGATCCGATCCCCATCCCTCCTTTTCACATCATCTGCTGGATctgctgcaattgcaactgaCGCATTGCCAAAAATACGCATTCGTATTCGCATCTCAACTGCCCCTCCGCGGCGTCATAAACTCAACTGTCATTTCAATTTCCTCCGTGATCGGTGCAAGGTGCTCTGCATAAAGCAACCAGTCAAATGTATGATTAAGTAATATCCGAATGCCATAAAATTACCCTCTTCGAATCGAAAAAGAAGGTTTGTGGCTTAGGTCTTTTGTTGCTGAGTGAGTTTTCCCCCCGGCAGATAATTATGCGAACATTGCGTAATGAAGTTGATAAAAGCGGGGAATACGAGTTTGCGGCTGATAAGGCATACAAGATATATACTCAAGCTCAAAAGGGGTGGATATCTTAAAGGATCTTGACGCTTACCTTCCCATGAGAAACTTTTTGAATGGACCTGTTCCTGACAGTTGACTGTAAGGGATGCATAGCTTAATTTgctatttaatttcataactGTGTTTTACCCTATTCTATAACGCCAActtaatatgtatttatgcaaattatacTTTCTTACTTTAGTTGAGGGTAGCAAGAATGCACTAAAGGATTaccataaattaaaataattatatgcaAACATCTTAATTAACCACATTATCCAATGACCTGGTTAAGTTACCTGGAGTCTATTTCGTATTAACTTAAAAAGCAAATGTttgcgtttaaaaataatctttAAACTGTAAACATTTCTTATAAACAAAGGTGTTGATACTCACACCTTCTGATATTCTCACACTGTTTTAGTTTAATTGTATATATTAGCAAAGAAAACTCTTTCAGCTGCCTTTGCATCTGCCCCAAATGACTAATTTTAACCCTTTTTTGTGCTTAAAATGTTGATGAATAGataatgaattataaaaaatgGTCAGAACATGTTTAATTAGTACCTACGAACAGAACCCGTTCTTAAGACCCCTTTCTCCGATTTCGAAAGAAAGGCAGCTGCTAAAGAAGTGCTAATGCCAACTACCATCAGTGGATAATATCGAGTGGCTAAAAAtgaagttaaaaaaaaaacaattaaaatgcaatttcgtGCAAATCCATTCCGAGGCGAGCtaatgcagctgcaacaagCTTGGAACCTGTTGCAGATGTCTATCCGTCGCTGGCCGCTcattaagtttattaatttctgaTATCAAGACAGTTAAATTTAGTTTGCTTCGCATTTGTGTCGCCTGCCACACGCAACAGAAAGCGGTGAGCATGAACCGTGACCAGTTTTCCCcgaaaaaatatatccaaaaatacaaaacaataaaacccCAACCCCGAGAAGAACTTCTTCAACCCTTGCGGATGAACTACGAGCGTTAAATTTTCAACTTGGCGTGCCCCACATCACTTCTCCGCAGTCCATTCGATTTCTACGCTTTCTACACTCACATCTTTCCCTCATATCTTTCGCTGTGTTCGTGAACAGGTGTaatgatttttggttttgcacCTTGACTTTCTGCTTCCGTTTCAGTTCGAGCGAGGCTTGTCGATAAGTTTTTGGCTTGGGGTAATTTGTGTGCATTTACTTCCTCGCCAACAAACTTCCGTATAGGCTGTCCTTTATGTCTTTCGCAACTTCCCCTGCTTCATCAGCCAGGCGATGTTCACATTCTGCACATTGGGTTGCTCTGACAAAGCAATCACTTTGattttacatttcaattatcttaaaaataatttattaacctaccCGATTCTTTACGACGCTTGTGGTCTTCAGATTCTGCCTTAACACAGTGGGCCAGATAAAAATGCAGCAATGGCACCACAATCAGCAATTTGGGAAACGTTCGCCAAGTAATCCTCATTTTAATAATCTTCCTACTATATcgatttctaaatatttttatatttttttgtataatttaaattacagcCTACTTTTTTCCCATTTAGGAACACCCTGTAACGCTTCCTCCTTTTTCTTAATTGTTACAATTTTTGCTAAGCACTTTATTAGCCCAAGACTCGCATATGAATAAAGCTGCGAGAAAGTTcgatatgtttttaatataataaaatttgtatatacatattacatatatatactattaTTAAAGAATTCTTATTTACGAATTGAAAtgttatatttacatatattaatattgctTATACCTTGtttataattgttatgtttattatattttgaatctatattttttgttacatCTAGAATCCGATCTGATTCtgtaatatgtattttatgtaaaaaatTAATCGCATTTGCTTTGTACCAAATTATTACTTGCAGTGTAAAAggatattttgtaatataacCGCAAGGCAACTTCCTCAATATCAATCATTACGCTCGGCTATATTACCAACCCCTTGGCCATATTTATGCCTTGGCTTTCTTCATAAAGCATATTTAGTGTGTAATGTGCGTTGTCCCCGAAACAAAGTTTCcgttttatattatatttatttttcggtaAGCTGCAATTTTCAGGTGTTAGCCGAGAGCTTCCAGCCAACTGGCCATCGAAATTCAGCTCAACCCTTTCATTAAAGAGGAAACcaaaatgatatatttaatCCGTTCGGTCGTTGGGTCAGTGAAGCGTATGCTTGTCTCGGAGCCACGGCGACAATGACAGCGAATGATAAACCTGATATGGAACACACTTAAGGGCTCAACTTGGGTAATCTGCAGTTTGCTCGAGTAGAAACAGCAGCTAAAGCAGCGCCAACTGGAGAACCACGCagccaaaatgaaaactgcAGGCAACTCAGCAGCAGATCCGAGGGGTATAAGTCTGCATGGTGTGGTATATCGCCGGAGATCGCAGATCGTTTCCAGTCGTGCAGGTGGATTTCTCAAGTGGCTGCGTCCGCTTTCTGGACTCCGTCTCCCTCCGTCTTCCTCTGTCTCCCGCTTTCCGTCTCGCCACATCCCTCTGCGTCAGCTGATTCTCGGAGCAACTCGCAACTTCTCGGAGGTAATAGATACATCTGTATTGGCCTCGTTCTTGGTTCGAAGTGAATCACGTGCATCTAAGAATAAAGGGTTGGCTTGACGATTGCCAGATGTTATTTAAGAAgcccaataaaaataaactgcTCTAACACTTCTTCTGAACCAGAAAATAGAGCTTGCTAGATGAATTGGAATTTTTCTAATAcacaaaatatacattttaaacaaagatatataaaataatgcGCAAAATAGATACACTAAACTTCGtgttaaaaatacaaaatgtttctttaaatactctacaaaatacaatttggAACCTACAAAtcttaataacattttatattaaaatatataagaaaaatgatttattttaatgagctTGTCGTAAATCAATTCTATCGCTTGAAATCGGAACCTAGTCGAATTTCTTAATTTGGATTGGCAGCTTTATCCCCAAATCCTGAATACGTTCCTCTTTAGCGCAATCCGAATGTGATATCCATAAAAATGTCTCCTAaaaatcaccaaaaaagtAGTAAATGTCAGTTCAGCGGAGACACGAGCCCCAGACCCAAAAGACTAGTGGCATTCGTCACTGGCATTATGCATGCTTGCTTAAGAATTTCCACGGAGATCCTTGAGGAGTTTCCTCCATGGCGACTGCAACAGCAGGGGGAATTGCAATTGTGTGTGGTGTCAAAAGTCGCACAGCAATCCATCAATTTAACAGCCATGGAAAATCAACACAATGCCAAGCAATTGTATGAAATATGTCAgtcaaaagaagaaaaaaataactCGGAGCAGGACAAAGGACACAGTAGTCGTCACAGTTTGGGGTGGAAGTAAGAAATGCCAATGCGAATAAGAAACAGAAtgatttccttttcctttgacTTCTTGGCTTGTTTTCAGGGGGGACAAGATACCACAAAGGAAATACTCACATTTATACGGAAATGTGTGTCCTTTGTGGCATGTTGAGCAATGTTAACACACAGTAGCTCGGCAAACTTTAAGCTGTTCAAACATTTAGTCAGAGCAGCTGGCTCCAGTGTCAACAAACTCTCACTGTcctcggtttttggttttccacCTTTTTTGTATCTGTCTATGCCCCAACGCGTGCCATATGCCCACATGCCCGGGCATCCAGAATGTCAACTGCAGTCTGTGTAATTAAAAACCGATCGCTGCACGCtgatcatttatttatgcatgccccaaaacccaaaatcaaCTTTcaacctgctgctgctgaccagATTTTGATTGGCTTCGCGGcccaaaaggcaaaacaaaggcacagtaaaataaaaccaaatccTTTTTTCTGGGCAGCCGGTGACCATCAGGCTTCATTTCGCGTCTGCTTCCCATTTTTTCGTActtgctttaattttttgcagtttttcgTGTGTGGCATGAACGAGCGACAACATGCCACAAACATTCCACACGATAAATAAAAGCAGTAAAACTTAAGCTGCTCCTTAAAATAATGTTTCGCCACGCTCTCTTTGAATGCGTATAATTTTCTTAATGTCGATTAAATATTATGGTAGGGTTGAGTTAAGGCGGGCAGAAACCCTCTTTAAAACAGAggtattaaaaagtttatgaAAAATGGGGAATTTAAAGTATGATTGCTTTTTGTCGTGTTTCATTGCATTTTAGGAATATAGCTCATATTCACATTACAAGTTGAATAAACAATgacttttattaaatatttcaattctACTTTGCCTTTTCAGATATATTGTAAAGTTGGAAGATATCTTCTCCAAAATGGTTTATGGTAAGAAAATACATTTCTATTAATGATATCCTACAATGCAACGCAAATTTGCGTTTCAGGATTAAAAAATAGGGGATGGGATTAGTTCAATACTGTGTCAGAAAATGTTATTGGGAAATATATGTTTCTGAATATGCGACAACTATTGTGTTTCAGATAAATTTAGTCTTAAACAGCATGAGTTTCCGGACTATTAAATATCCGTGACTAAGTCAAGGGTATTGCGAGGGAAAAATTAGTTTTGTCTCGACAGCGTgtccaaaatgtttttaatacaTCGATTAAAGTTGGCTtcacaaataaaatgaagaaaCTCAGCCGTTTCTCTTGGTTAGAGTAGGTGTGtcaacggacggacggacatgaccagatcaTTCGGttagtgatcctgatcctatatatgtatgtgttctACTCTTTTAAACGAATTCAGTCTACTGTTCTAAGGGGTTTAAGAAATTTGCATTATATTCTGGAAAATTAGTCTACCCAAAGAAATTAAGAAGGAAAAAAGCGACAGTTCGATATTCCTATTAACCATTGCCACTGCTCATTAGCCCATAAGACATGGGCGGTTTTGCATAAAAATCGTATAAAGAATCCAGCTACGAATACAAATAAGCAATAATCAAACTAGACAAAATCGATGGAAATCGCCAATGGGCATTGACATTATTTGAACGCTTTTAAATCGTTGGCTG is a window encoding:
- the LOC122621539 gene encoding uncharacterized protein LOC122621539; the protein is MRITWRTFPKLLIVVPLLHFYLAHCVKAESEDHKRRKESEQPNVQNVNIAWLMKQGKLRKT